The Sphingobium sp. JS3065 genome includes a region encoding these proteins:
- a CDS encoding MBL fold metallo-hydrolase yields the protein MADPQIREATRIVEAASNARPAVIRSFFDEDTFTVTHVISDPATAKAAIIDSVLDFDPASGRTSFASADKVIDYIRSEGLEVEWLLETHAHADHLSAAPYLQEKLGGTLAIGRHILTVQEVFGKIFNEGTRFARDGSQFDRLFDDGDRFRVGSIEAIALHVPGHTPADMTYVIGDAAFIGDTLFMPDYGTARADFPGGDARTLYRSIRRLLSLPDQTGLHLCHDYKAPGRDTYAWETSVGEEREHNVHVRDGVSEDQFVAMREARDATLGMPRLILPSIQVNMRGGHLPEPEDNGMRYLKLPINAL from the coding sequence ATGGCCGACCCGCAAATCCGTGAAGCCACCCGCATCGTCGAGGCCGCGAGCAATGCGCGGCCCGCCGTCATCCGCAGCTTCTTCGACGAGGACACGTTTACCGTGACCCACGTCATCTCAGATCCCGCCACGGCCAAGGCCGCGATCATCGATAGCGTGCTCGATTTCGATCCGGCTTCGGGGCGCACCTCCTTCGCGTCGGCCGACAAGGTGATCGACTATATCCGGAGCGAAGGGCTCGAGGTCGAATGGCTGCTGGAGACGCACGCCCATGCCGACCATCTGTCGGCCGCGCCCTATCTTCAGGAGAAGCTGGGCGGCACGCTGGCGATCGGTCGCCATATTCTCACCGTGCAGGAGGTCTTCGGCAAGATCTTCAACGAGGGAACGCGCTTTGCTCGCGACGGCTCGCAGTTCGACCGGCTGTTCGATGACGGCGACCGTTTCAGGGTCGGCTCGATCGAGGCGATCGCGCTGCATGTGCCGGGCCATACGCCCGCCGACATGACCTATGTGATCGGCGATGCGGCGTTCATCGGCGACACGCTGTTCATGCCCGACTACGGCACGGCCCGCGCCGACTTCCCGGGCGGCGATGCGCGCACGCTTTATCGGTCGATCCGCCGCCTGCTGTCGCTCCCCGATCAGACCGGCCTTCATCTTTGCCACGACTACAAGGCCCCCGGGCGCGACACCTATGCCTGGGAAACGTCGGTCGGCGAGGAGCGAGAGCATAATGTCCATGTTCGCGACGGGGTGAGCGAGGACCAGTTCGTCGCCATGCGCGAGGCGCGCGATGCGACGCTCGGGATGCCGCGCCTCATTCTGCCGTCCATCCAGGTCAACATGCGCGGCGGCCACCTGCCCGAGCCGGAAGACAATGGCATGCGCTACCTCAAGCTGCCGATAAACGCGCTGTAA
- a CDS encoding sulfite exporter TauE/SafE family protein → MALESIQYLLGAGSGSLVGFTLGLVGGGGSILAVPLMVYLVGVASPHVAIGTSALAVAANAGANLVPHARQRTIKWRCAGMFAAAGVAGAYAGSTLGKAFDGQKLLFLFALLMVLVGGLMLKSRGDPGNPDVQCRRENAPKVIGYGAATGLFSGFFGIGGGFLIVPGLMASTGMPMRNAVGSSLVAVTAFGLTAALNYALSGLVDWGLAAAFIAGGVIGGLVGAALSRRLSAHKGALNTIFALLIFAVAAYMLWQSTAAILG, encoded by the coding sequence ATGGCACTCGAATCCATCCAATATCTGCTTGGTGCCGGATCGGGCTCGCTCGTCGGATTCACGCTGGGGCTGGTGGGCGGTGGGGGCTCAATCCTCGCCGTCCCGCTCATGGTCTATCTGGTCGGCGTCGCCTCGCCGCATGTCGCGATCGGCACCAGCGCGCTGGCGGTCGCCGCCAATGCCGGGGCCAATCTCGTTCCCCACGCGCGCCAGCGGACGATCAAATGGCGTTGCGCCGGCATGTTCGCCGCTGCTGGTGTCGCCGGCGCCTATGCCGGATCGACACTCGGTAAAGCGTTCGATGGACAGAAGCTGCTGTTCCTGTTCGCTCTGCTGATGGTCCTGGTTGGCGGGCTGATGCTAAAAAGCCGGGGCGATCCCGGCAATCCCGATGTCCAATGCCGGCGCGAGAATGCGCCCAAGGTGATCGGTTATGGGGCCGCCACTGGTCTCTTTTCCGGGTTCTTCGGCATCGGCGGGGGCTTCCTGATCGTGCCGGGACTGATGGCTTCGACCGGGATGCCGATGCGCAACGCCGTCGGATCGTCGCTGGTCGCCGTCACCGCTTTTGGTCTGACGGCCGCGCTCAACTATGCCCTTTCCGGCTTGGTTGATTGGGGGCTTGCTGCGGCGTTCATCGCCGGCGGCGTCATCGGCGGCCTTGTGGGCGCGGCGCTCTCTCGGCGGCTGTCGGCGCACAAGGGGGCGCTCAATACGATATTCGCACTGCTGATCTTTGCGGTTGCCGCCTACATGCTGTGGCAAAGTACCGCCGCGATCCTGGGCTGA
- a CDS encoding class I SAM-dependent methyltransferase — MNDAGENREGLAAHDWAGQAGMRWLAQLDRFESMIEPIGRALLAQAAYNAGETVVDVGCGGGWTTRQIATAVGNTGFALGLDISPDLVGMARERAQRAGLANIRFEQGDAATTMLEEAPFDRLFSRFGSMFFAEPYPAFANLRRMLRDGGRLDIAVWASIADNPWQLSVMGIIKEHMDLPTPQSRAPGPFALGEQDYVIDLLQSAGFCEVRFDAWTGEQRVGGPGSDPESAARFVLEGMQIGDLVRQNGAEVRKAIHQHLVELFERHCDENGVHVGAKAWLVSARA; from the coding sequence ATGAACGATGCTGGCGAGAACAGGGAAGGTTTGGCCGCGCACGATTGGGCCGGCCAGGCGGGCATGCGTTGGCTCGCCCAGCTCGACCGCTTCGAAAGCATGATCGAGCCGATCGGCAGGGCGTTGCTTGCCCAGGCCGCATACAACGCCGGCGAAACGGTGGTCGATGTCGGATGCGGCGGTGGCTGGACCACGCGGCAGATCGCCACGGCCGTCGGCAACACCGGATTTGCGCTCGGCCTCGACATCTCACCCGATCTGGTGGGGATGGCCAGGGAACGGGCACAGCGCGCGGGCCTTGCCAATATCCGCTTCGAGCAGGGCGATGCCGCGACGACGATGCTGGAGGAAGCGCCGTTCGATCGGCTGTTCTCGCGCTTCGGTTCGATGTTCTTCGCTGAGCCTTATCCCGCTTTCGCCAATCTGCGCCGGATGTTGCGCGATGGCGGGCGGCTCGACATCGCTGTCTGGGCGTCCATCGCTGACAATCCGTGGCAGCTTAGTGTCATGGGCATCATCAAGGAGCATATGGACCTGCCGACGCCGCAGTCGCGCGCGCCGGGACCATTCGCGCTCGGCGAGCAGGACTATGTGATCGACCTTCTCCAAAGCGCGGGTTTCTGCGAGGTCAGATTCGATGCCTGGACAGGTGAGCAGCGCGTGGGCGGCCCCGGCAGTGATCCCGAGAGCGCCGCTCGCTTCGTGCTTGAGGGGATGCAGATCGGCGATCTTGTTCGACAGAACGGGGCAGAGGTACGCAAGGCCATTCACCAGCATCTTGTCGAGCTGTTCGAGCGCCATTGCGATGAGAATGGCGTTCATGTGGGGGCGAAGGCCTGGCTGGTGAGCGCACGGGCCTGA
- a CDS encoding energy transducer TonB family protein codes for MLPNSHDMNEEPRAGYGQPSAWSQRLGAGLAAASCCLLVLVALNANLSGRLRMTQPVQVSRFRLFTPSPPSPPPSTLSRSRTDEARLSPERRPAHPPELATTGERGGPASSPIPAAPAIASPFAVAPVSRPPAPEPEVAPPQAQDDKKQSALAAYQRQLWARIAARKPAGIHLDGVATVRFIVGADGALIAVELAGSSGNAALDRLALRTVRNAAPFPTPPMGVESEQLVFTIPFSFH; via the coding sequence ATGCTCCCGAACTCGCACGACATGAACGAGGAGCCGAGGGCAGGCTATGGCCAGCCCTCGGCCTGGTCGCAGCGCCTGGGCGCGGGCCTTGCCGCCGCGTCATGCTGCCTGCTGGTGCTAGTGGCGCTCAATGCCAATCTATCGGGACGGCTGCGAATGACGCAGCCTGTGCAGGTGAGCCGCTTCCGGTTGTTTACCCCGTCGCCACCGTCACCACCGCCTTCAACGTTGTCGCGATCGCGGACAGACGAGGCCCGCCTATCGCCGGAGCGGCGCCCTGCGCACCCGCCCGAGCTGGCTACGACGGGAGAAAGAGGCGGACCAGCTTCGTCGCCTATACCCGCTGCTCCAGCAATCGCCTCTCCGTTCGCTGTCGCGCCGGTAAGCAGACCGCCCGCGCCGGAACCCGAGGTCGCGCCGCCGCAAGCCCAGGATGATAAGAAACAGTCCGCGCTTGCGGCCTATCAGCGCCAGCTCTGGGCGCGAATAGCCGCGCGCAAGCCCGCGGGGATCCACCTCGACGGGGTCGCAACGGTCCGCTTCATCGTCGGGGCTGACGGCGCGCTGATTGCCGTCGAGCTGGCCGGCAGCAGCGGGAATGCCGCGCTCGATCGCCTGGCGCTCCGCACGGTGCGCAATGCTGCTCCTTTTCCAACACCGCCTATGGGCGTGGAAAGCGAGCAGTTGGTCTTTACGATACCATTCAGCTTTCATTGA
- a CDS encoding TonB-dependent receptor, whose product MPAFARSTSKQPTFKVRLAGSFAFPALVAVLAGAPISRAFAQDGTPLPEVDVSSASEAGSTVSGERLSPSRLRDLQVGSSDTAAILQSVPGVSGYGAGGFSTLPVIRGLEAQRLTVLVDGVAIASACPNDMNPPLSYTDPQTVSAIDVITGVSPVSYGGDSIGGIIRVESAPPRFAKQGETLLTGETSAFYRSNGDGFGGALSVTAASDKVSLTYNGSYTQADNFKGGGSLGVVRSSEYAKTDHSLNLAAQVSNGLIELKGGYHFAPYEGFPNQYMDMTSNKSWFLNGHYAGVFDWGNLDVRASWRDTDHVMNFLADKGGTATGGMPMNTEVHSASYTVQADILLGGGTLRLGSEFQHQWLNDYWPPVVGNMMMGPNAFINVNGAKRDRLGTFLEWETRWDSGFSLIAGIRNDQVWMNTGKVAPYGTGMMQMADVMAAAAFNKADRKRHDSNWSGSLLVRYALSDGADIEIGYARKVRSPNIYERYSWGRGSMASRMIGWFGDGNGYVGNLDLRPEKADTLSAALAISGGGKDGWSFKIAPYYTHVDEYIDAFKLADFTDMMGSPTGFVQLQFANQKAEIYGIDISGAVPLWSSSSAGTARLTARASWLHGQNLTDHAPLYHQMPFNAALSLEHRIGGLETRIDLDIVTEKDRADPTRNEPRTGSYALLNVQLAYRIDKVRLTLGADNLFDKAYYAPLSGMSLGDLKATGVRRPVPGRGRSVNAGITIAF is encoded by the coding sequence ATGCCTGCCTTCGCTCGCTCCACCAGCAAGCAACCAACTTTCAAGGTTCGCCTCGCCGGGAGCTTCGCTTTTCCCGCACTCGTCGCTGTGCTGGCGGGCGCCCCCATCTCGCGAGCCTTCGCCCAGGACGGGACGCCGCTGCCAGAGGTCGACGTTAGCTCGGCGAGCGAGGCGGGGTCGACGGTTTCGGGTGAGCGGCTTTCCCCCTCGCGCCTGCGCGACCTTCAGGTCGGCTCGAGCGATACCGCAGCGATCCTGCAAAGCGTACCCGGCGTCAGCGGCTATGGGGCCGGGGGCTTCTCGACCTTGCCGGTGATCCGGGGCCTTGAAGCGCAGCGCTTGACCGTGCTGGTCGACGGCGTGGCGATTGCCTCGGCCTGTCCGAACGATATGAATCCGCCCCTGTCCTACACCGATCCGCAAACCGTGAGCGCGATCGACGTCATTACCGGCGTTTCGCCAGTCAGCTATGGCGGCGACAGCATCGGCGGGATCATTCGCGTCGAGAGCGCTCCGCCCCGCTTTGCTAAGCAAGGGGAAACGCTGCTGACCGGCGAAACCTCGGCCTTCTATCGCAGCAATGGCGACGGGTTCGGCGGCGCCCTGTCAGTGACGGCCGCGAGCGACAAGGTCAGCCTGACTTACAATGGCTCCTACACTCAAGCCGACAATTTCAAGGGCGGCGGCTCGCTGGGCGTCGTGCGATCCAGCGAATATGCCAAGACCGACCACAGCCTCAATCTCGCAGCGCAAGTCAGCAACGGCCTGATCGAGCTGAAAGGCGGCTATCATTTCGCGCCCTATGAGGGTTTCCCGAACCAATATATGGACATGACGTCCAACAAGTCGTGGTTCCTGAACGGCCATTATGCCGGCGTCTTCGATTGGGGCAATCTCGATGTGCGGGCGAGCTGGCGCGACACCGACCACGTCATGAACTTCCTCGCCGACAAGGGCGGGACCGCGACCGGCGGGATGCCGATGAACACGGAGGTCCACAGCGCGAGCTATACCGTCCAGGCGGATATATTGCTCGGCGGCGGCACGCTGCGCCTGGGCAGCGAATTCCAGCATCAATGGCTCAACGACTATTGGCCGCCCGTTGTGGGCAATATGATGATGGGGCCGAATGCGTTCATCAACGTCAACGGGGCCAAGCGCGATCGGCTCGGCACCTTCCTCGAGTGGGAAACGCGCTGGGATAGCGGTTTCTCCCTCATCGCCGGCATCCGTAACGATCAGGTCTGGATGAACACCGGCAAGGTCGCGCCCTATGGCACCGGCATGATGCAGATGGCCGATGTCATGGCGGCAGCGGCGTTCAACAAGGCCGACCGCAAGCGCCACGACAGCAATTGGAGCGGCAGCCTGCTGGTCCGCTACGCGCTTTCGGACGGGGCGGATATCGAGATCGGCTATGCCCGCAAGGTTCGCTCGCCCAATATCTACGAGCGCTATAGCTGGGGCCGGGGCAGCATGGCGAGCCGCATGATCGGGTGGTTCGGCGACGGGAACGGCTATGTCGGCAACCTCGACCTTCGCCCCGAAAAGGCCGATACGCTGAGCGCCGCCCTGGCCATTTCCGGAGGCGGCAAGGATGGCTGGTCGTTCAAGATCGCGCCCTATTACACCCATGTCGACGAATATATCGACGCCTTTAAGCTGGCGGACTTCACCGACATGATGGGCAGTCCGACCGGGTTCGTTCAATTGCAGTTCGCCAACCAGAAGGCAGAGATCTACGGCATCGACATATCGGGCGCCGTGCCGCTATGGTCATCGTCGTCGGCCGGCACCGCGCGTCTGACCGCGCGCGCGAGCTGGCTGCACGGCCAGAATCTGACCGACCACGCACCGCTCTATCACCAGATGCCGTTCAATGCGGCGCTGAGCCTCGAGCATCGGATCGGCGGCCTCGAAACCCGGATTGACCTCGACATCGTGACGGAAAAGGATCGCGCCGATCCGACCCGCAACGAACCGCGGACGGGCAGCTACGCGCTGCTCAATGTCCAGCTCGCCTATCGCATCGACAAGGTTCGCCTGACGCTCGGCGCCGACAATCTGTTCGACAAGGCCTATTATGCTCCGCTTAGCGGCATGTCGCTCGGCGATCTGAAGGCGACCGGCGTGCGCCGCCCGGTTCCGGGCCGGGGGCGATCGGTCAACGCCGGGATCACGATTGCGTTTTGA
- a CDS encoding DUF2946 family protein gives MTEARKFLVRHHWLCALLLGAALLVKALVPAGFMPVVSNGVILVQLCSGQGPQKIAIKLPSKGGEQDHDEHKKAEAPCAFTGLSSPSLAAVDALLLAVALAFILATVFRRPNRLVLRRGTYLRPPAIGPPTT, from the coding sequence GTGACCGAAGCTCGCAAATTCCTTGTCCGGCACCATTGGCTGTGCGCGCTCCTGCTAGGCGCTGCGCTGCTCGTGAAGGCGTTGGTGCCGGCGGGTTTCATGCCGGTCGTCTCGAATGGCGTGATCCTGGTCCAGCTGTGCTCGGGGCAAGGGCCTCAGAAGATCGCAATCAAGTTGCCGAGCAAAGGCGGCGAGCAGGACCATGACGAGCACAAGAAGGCGGAAGCGCCTTGCGCCTTTACCGGCCTGTCCTCGCCATCGCTCGCGGCCGTCGATGCGCTGCTCCTAGCCGTCGCCCTCGCCTTCATCCTCGCAACGGTTTTTCGGCGTCCAAACCGCCTAGTCCTCCGGCGCGGCACCTATCTGCGCCCGCCGGCGATCGGTCCTCCCACCACCTGA
- a CDS encoding TolC family protein has translation MRIVLAALGLLTAAPALAQHTDLPPADKVNEALDNHPSVAAAIARVEAARARGDMLRKGPHEVTVSGSYIRRTVDREGGFDEFDTTISRPFRLPGKAALDREAGALGIEVAENQMEDVRHQTALLLAGYWHDWLTAGSHYRNDLDSVRGLEEAIAAIKRRVTLRDAAQLDLDQAQAALAQARAQAASSLSLREQARVTFAASFPEIPLPSEPPELADPMLPAQGLEAMRDLVIERSHEIRAADKEAQRLNVTSRRVRADRIADPSFGVRLFSERGGAEAGAGVVALIPLGGGYRRAAADQASAEANAARMELAAVQRSIEATANADLSNAHTRLDAWRNADASARSAGDAAERTVRGYQLGQIDLSDMLYARRQANDARRMEIEARSEADRALLKIQIDSHSIWAPDEAGHD, from the coding sequence ATGCGGATCGTACTCGCCGCTCTCGGCCTTCTGACGGCCGCGCCTGCCCTGGCCCAGCATACCGATCTGCCGCCTGCCGACAAGGTCAACGAAGCGCTCGACAATCACCCCAGCGTCGCCGCCGCAATTGCGCGCGTCGAAGCCGCACGGGCACGCGGCGATATGCTGCGCAAAGGCCCCCACGAAGTGACGGTGAGCGGCAGCTACATTCGCCGAACCGTCGATCGCGAAGGCGGGTTCGACGAATTCGATACGACAATCAGCCGCCCATTCCGCCTGCCGGGCAAGGCCGCGCTCGACCGCGAAGCCGGTGCGCTCGGCATTGAGGTCGCGGAAAACCAGATGGAGGATGTCCGCCATCAAACCGCGCTGCTGCTGGCCGGCTATTGGCACGACTGGCTCACTGCGGGAAGCCATTATCGCAACGATCTCGACAGCGTCCGCGGGCTGGAGGAGGCAATCGCCGCCATAAAGCGGCGGGTCACGCTGCGAGACGCCGCCCAACTCGACCTCGACCAGGCGCAGGCGGCGCTGGCTCAGGCGCGCGCGCAGGCCGCATCGTCACTCTCGCTGCGCGAACAGGCGCGCGTGACCTTCGCAGCGTCCTTTCCGGAAATCCCGCTCCCCTCCGAACCACCAGAACTGGCCGACCCCATGCTGCCCGCCCAGGGGCTGGAAGCGATGCGCGACCTGGTAATCGAGCGCAGTCACGAGATCCGCGCCGCCGACAAGGAAGCGCAGCGTCTGAACGTGACTTCGCGTCGGGTGCGAGCGGATCGCATCGCAGACCCGAGCTTCGGCGTCCGCCTGTTCAGCGAGCGCGGCGGCGCGGAAGCCGGCGCGGGCGTGGTGGCTTTAATCCCGCTCGGCGGTGGCTATCGCAGAGCCGCAGCCGATCAGGCGTCAGCCGAGGCCAATGCCGCGCGCATGGAACTCGCGGCCGTGCAGCGCAGCATCGAGGCGACCGCCAATGCCGACCTTTCCAACGCGCACACCCGGCTCGATGCCTGGCGCAATGCCGACGCTTCGGCGCGCAGCGCCGGCGACGCCGCCGAAAGGACGGTGCGCGGTTACCAACTCGGGCAGATCGACCTCTCCGATATGCTCTATGCCCGCCGGCAGGCCAATGACGCGCGCCGAATGGAAATCGAGGCGCGCTCCGAAGCCGATCGTGCTCTGCTCAAGATCCAGATCGATTCCCACAGCATCTGGGCACCAGATGAAGCGGGGCACGACTAG
- a CDS encoding DUF3240 family protein: protein MPDLLFTLHCATRDTELLVDAIRAVSPTPIHVRGEAVRGRDFGDAGTAERVSGELKRSTLELIVSADAVPDLLRTVKDARRDLPVRWRTTPLLDHGRIA from the coding sequence ATGCCTGACCTGCTGTTCACCCTCCATTGCGCCACCCGCGATACCGAGCTTCTCGTGGACGCGATCCGCGCCGTCTCCCCCACGCCAATCCATGTCCGCGGGGAAGCTGTGCGAGGTCGCGATTTTGGCGATGCGGGAACCGCCGAGCGCGTGTCGGGCGAATTGAAGCGTTCGACGCTCGAACTGATCGTGAGCGCGGACGCGGTGCCCGACCTGCTCCGCACCGTAAAAGACGCGCGGCGCGATCTGCCGGTCCGGTGGCGCACGACGCCCCTGCTCGATCATGGAAGGATCGCCTGA